The proteins below are encoded in one region of Akkermansiaceae bacterium:
- a CDS encoding ParA family protein has translation MIVITIAVSSQKGGVGKTTVSINLAHSFARSGQRTLLVDADPQGSVGLSLTRQSRSLSGFYDAIADSNFPLQQLIVPTRLETLSIVPAGQCSDYELGGGAMGVSLHRVRTFFKMAESQGYDICIIDTAAGLFGVTADVLSACDSVVVPQQAEPLGVRSVPKMLEALTRMRVVNPRLNVLGVVMTMVQNRLAESLEAVQALRNLLPPNMVMRNVIPRDDLFVRASAKGLPVGVMEEGAGVLAVFDSLRSEIEIKLDTYSQ, from the coding sequence ATCATCGTGATTACTATTGCCGTATCAAGCCAAAAAGGAGGAGTGGGGAAAACCACAGTTTCAATTAATCTTGCCCACTCTTTTGCAAGGAGTGGGCAGCGTACCCTGCTGGTGGATGCCGACCCGCAGGGCTCGGTGGGGTTGTCACTGACACGCCAGTCCCGTTCGCTGAGCGGGTTTTATGATGCCATAGCCGATTCAAATTTTCCCCTGCAGCAACTGATTGTCCCCACGCGCCTGGAGACACTGAGTATTGTGCCCGCGGGGCAATGCAGTGATTATGAGCTTGGGGGAGGTGCGATGGGTGTCTCATTACATCGTGTACGCACCTTTTTCAAGATGGCAGAATCCCAGGGGTACGATATCTGTATCATTGACACGGCGGCAGGATTGTTTGGAGTGACAGCTGATGTGCTGTCGGCCTGTGACTCGGTGGTGGTACCGCAGCAGGCCGAGCCGCTTGGGGTGAGATCCGTGCCCAAAATGCTGGAGGCACTGACCAGGATGCGGGTGGTAAACCCCAGACTGAACGTTCTGGGGGTGGTGATGACCATGGTGCAGAACCGCCTGGCAGAAAGCCTGGAAGCCGTTCAAGCCCTGAGAAACCTTTTACCCCCAAACATGGTCATGCGCAATGTGATTCCCCGTGATGACCTGTTTGTGCGGGCTAGCGCAAAGGGGTTACCGGTCGGTGTCATGGAGGAGGGCGCGGGTGTGCTCGCTGTGTTTGACAGCCTTCGTTCGGAAATTGAAATCAAACTGGATACTTACTCTCAATAA
- a CDS encoding glycine C-acetyltransferase has product MYPELYKNKLQGILSEIDQAGLYKRERVLASTQNASVTLEDGREVIIMCANNYLGLADHPEVMAAAEEAIKKWGFGMASVRFICGTQTLHKQLEERIARFLGTEDTILYTSCFDANGGLFEVLLGPDDAIISDQLNHASIIDGVRLSKARRYRYANNDMADLEAQLQLADAEAGPNGGQKLIATDGVFSMDGVIANLKGVCDLAEKYNAMVMVDDSHASGFMGKTGRGTPEYYGVMERVDIVTSTFGKALGGASGGFTSGKKEIIDLLRQRSRPYLFSNSVAPAIVAATMKVIDMLEASTELRDRLEDNTSYFRNAMEQTGFEIGGKDHPITPVMLGDAALSQVFSNNLLDHGVYAVGFFFPVVPRDKARIRTQISAAHTKEQLDKAIDAFVSVKGELGI; this is encoded by the coding sequence ATGTATCCAGAACTCTATAAGAACAAACTTCAGGGAATCCTTTCCGAGATTGATCAAGCCGGTCTTTATAAACGCGAACGCGTTTTGGCTTCTACCCAGAATGCGTCAGTCACTCTTGAGGATGGCCGCGAAGTGATCATCATGTGCGCTAACAACTACCTCGGTCTGGCCGATCACCCGGAGGTCATGGCTGCTGCCGAAGAAGCTATCAAGAAGTGGGGTTTCGGGATGGCATCCGTCCGTTTTATTTGCGGCACGCAGACGCTGCACAAACAGCTTGAAGAACGTATTGCCCGGTTTCTGGGGACCGAGGATACCATCCTCTACACCTCCTGTTTTGATGCCAACGGCGGATTGTTCGAGGTGTTGTTAGGGCCCGACGATGCCATTATCTCAGATCAGCTGAATCATGCCTCCATCATCGACGGTGTCCGTCTCAGTAAGGCACGTCGTTATCGTTATGCCAACAATGACATGGCGGACCTTGAAGCCCAGCTCCAGCTTGCTGATGCTGAGGCCGGGCCGAATGGCGGACAAAAACTCATTGCGACCGACGGCGTGTTTTCCATGGATGGTGTGATAGCCAATCTCAAGGGCGTGTGTGATCTCGCTGAAAAATACAACGCCATGGTGATGGTGGACGATTCCCACGCCTCCGGATTTATGGGAAAAACAGGCAGGGGAACCCCCGAATACTATGGCGTCATGGAGCGCGTGGATATAGTGACCTCCACGTTCGGTAAGGCACTTGGTGGGGCATCCGGAGGGTTTACCTCAGGAAAAAAGGAAATCATCGACCTGCTGCGCCAGCGGAGTCGACCATACCTGTTCTCCAACAGCGTGGCTCCCGCGATAGTGGCGGCCACCATGAAAGTGATCGATATGCTTGAAGCTTCGACGGAATTGCGTGATCGACTGGAGGATAACACCAGCTACTTCCGCAATGCCATGGAGCAGACGGGTTTTGAAATTGGCGGCAAGGATCACCCGATTACGCCGGTGATGTTAGGTGATGCGGCATTGTCCCAGGTGTTTTCTAACAATCTCCTTGACCATGGGGTCTACGCGGTCGGATTTTTCTTCCCAGTGGTTCCGCGTGACAAGGCCCGTATCCGGACCCAGATATCCGCAGCACACACCAAGGAGCAGCTCGATAAGGCGATCGATGCCTTTGTCTCAGTCAAGGGGGAGCTTGGTATCTAA